ATGGGCTACTGTTCTCAGTTCTAAAGCTTTTCAGCATGAATAATAACAAGATAATTAAACCATAGTCGAGTAGTTAGCTTACTTGTTATTGTCTTAGTTTTCGAATCCTGCCATATGAATGCAGCAACCTATTGGCCAGTGACCAACCTTTCAATAGAGTTCAGATCTACGGCAGACTTGTTAGGTTGGAGAATACagtaaaaacagaaaagaaaaaaaaaaacggaagaataaaaataacaagATAATTGAAACAAGTGGCTACTGTTCTAATATGCTGCTTGAAGTTCAAATTGAATGTTACACAACCCCAAGCTAAATACTGTCTAGAATCTAAATGTTAACAGCATTATGTTAGAAACCTTCAAATGGCAAATAGGCTTACAAGCTCAACCTGCGTGTATGAGTATTGTCGAACATGCTATAAATGACACAAATTATCAGATATCTGAATCTGCTTTTTCCTCCTCAATCTCTCTTATACTTCGGACTATATCTGCAACTTTTTCAGACATGTGTTCTGTGTGCTTTTCCAAATAGTTCAGGATATTATTTAACTGTTCTTCATATGCAGCGCAACGTCGTTTGTATTTTTGCCTTTCGTTGTACAACTCAAGCGATAGTTCACGGATCCTCTTATCTTTCTCATCCTGTGACAGATACATTGAATCCATCAATAAAAGTTTGAGGTAGTAAAACAAAGCAGGCATGAGACTGTGACTTGTTTCCTACAAGGCAGGAACACAGATATCTACCGAGAGACATGCATACCTCACTCACCAAGTGCTTCCCAGATCCTCGCCATGGAACTTTACTAGGACTCATTAGCTTATGAGTATGCTCCTTAacaaattttgtgacaacccacTTCCCTCCATCCCGCAAAGCCAACCTTATCATGGCCTGACAGCCTTCTCGGGTGGCTGGTGGAGGAGGAAGCACTCTGTCTTTTCTGTGCACATACTTTTTTGCACGAAAGCCTTCTTTTGAGCAGACAAAATCTTGACCAATAACCTGGTTATTTACTCGTGAACGACGGTTATGGTGTATTCGTACTGTAAATCCTATCCGCCTACCGTAGGCAATGTATAGTTCTCTGGCCTCTTCTCTTGAATTGAACTCCATGCCTATGAATGGTTCTAAAGCTTCTCCATCTGCTGAAATATCTGCTACAGATTGTTCAATAAACTTCTCCTCTTCACCTGCACAAAGTTCCATGTCTTTTGGAAATCCATCTTCCACTTTACCAAGTCTTCTGCTAATTTCTACTTGTATATCAAGGTCACTATCATCTGAATCAAATCCCTGGCCAGATTGGTGATCCATCACCCTCCAGTGGTAGAAATGATTGAGTTATCCTTCACAGTTCAGAACACATGAGGAAAATCTGATACATTGATAAAAGCAGTAATTATAAACAACTCAAACATGTGGCAATAAATTTTCTCATTCTTCTCTTCATTATTTTATATTCTTGTTCTTCTTGTTTGGAACATATACCAACAAGTATTGATAACTAAAGTTCatccaacaaaaaaaaagtaaaataattctTCCATTTCCAGTGAGTAATACATAGGCTGGACAGGGATATCAACCATCATAGGAGTCCAACATTATTGGCTGAAAAAGGAAACAATGCATAAAAATGAGATAAAGTATCATTGTAGTACCAACTAAGATCACAATAATGCTGAACCAAGTAGCATGACTTCCCCAAAGCGAGAGCACACTAGCAGGTAAAATCAAAGCTCCAAAAACCTAGACAATAAAATAATTGAGAAGATGAAGCAACAGGATACAGTGGCAACGAAATTTAAGGatatactattattattattgattgaaCTTCAGACTTTTGAGCAATAGTTTAATTTTTGAAAgaagtaagaagaagaagaagaagaagaaagagaatggTTAAGCTTAAGAACTATGCATCTGCACTTCAAATTCCAAAACCTAAGCAAAAACAGTGATGATCAACCCTGCAACAACAAAAATTGCAAGTAAACTCAATGTAATCCTCATCTAGTTATATCATATTGCATTACAAATTCAAAGTGAATAATTAATTCACCCACACGATGATGAAAATCGAGAAGTTGAATCGCGTCGGGTTTATAAGCTTTCGGATTCCCCCTTCTTTCTTTAGCTGAAATTCGAAACGAGGGTTCGTTCCTCCGACAAGAACACCTTTCACTTTGTTGTACGGACACACCCCCGGTGGAGCAACGCTACGGTGCGATGCAGTGCACTGCACTGCAGGTCCTTACGGTCAAACTTGTCTTTTCACTAAAACGGCAAGTCAATTTGACCAATAGTTATTGGGCTTAATTGGGCCGGGCCAATAAAGTTACCCAAAAATTGCTAAGACATAATAAAGGAAATAGCATTATAGGAGGATCCATACGTGAGTGTGAGATGGCGAGTACGTACGGTAACAACCACCGCCACCTGCTGCAGCTGGTGCTGTCGTGCCGGAACATCACGGCGCAGGTGAAAAACACCTCCACCTCTTCCATCAtagccatggcttcttcttccgAGCAGGAATTCGTGGCTCGTTACCGCGCGAACCTCAACCGCTACCCGAGATCGCATCGTTTCTGGGACGGCAAGGTGGCTTCCCGCGTTGGCGAGAAGCTAGGGCTCCGCCTCCGAGAAATCGGCGTCACTGGCGTCCAAATCGATCCCTGTGAGGAGTACTCACGCCCCGTCCATTATCGGATCATGGTTTCTCCCTTGTTCGATTCAATCAAACGCGCCGGCGTCGAGGTCTCCGGCGTTGACCAATTTAGCCAGgtgcctcctcctcctccttcctcCTGCGTGGACCGGTGAGTTTCAATTTTCGAGCGTGATGATTGAggaattaatatttttttcttgttcCCCAATATTTCTTCGAATTGAATTAAAATCTGAGTccaagttgttgttgttgttgttatcatTTCAAATTGATTCCGAAAACATGCCTTGTGTAGTGAGAATAAAAGTTGTGCCCGTTCAAGTGGCGATATTTTTTTGcgactatttatttattatagctTAGTTGTAAAAGAGTTGATGAGTATTTAAACAGCATTGCATTTCAATTTTCAATGGTAACTTAATTTAAACGGTTCTCACAATTTTACCAAGCAAGGGTGTTATTAATTACTAATTTGCAATGCTAATATGACAAATTAGTTCGATTACATGTATAGTCTCCCTGCTAAATCATAGCAGTGGCGATTACGATTGGTTTGCTAGCCATGTTCTTATATCTTCTTAAATCTTTCACAAGAGTATATACACAGAATAATAGTAATCAGGCAGTAGAGGATAATACAGGTAAGTGTAGTGCAGTTACATAGAGTTCAAGTCACACGCATTCTGTATTTTTCCTAATTCTGTTATAACAGAATCAGTAGGCAGATTAGTTagttgctttcttcttctttatataGCTAAATGTATACATTATACAATGAGCTTCACTGAGTTAGTTCAATACACATACACATTACAGTTACTATTCTCTATAATTCAAACTCTATTAATAAAGGAGTTTATGCAATTTACCTCCATGTTCAGTGTATCATTGAGCATTCGGGCCTAATTTGCCAATAACTTAACTAATCTGTGATTCTGCACGTGGGAACCATAACCACTGCCTCTGTTGTCGGTCACCCATGTTCTAATAAAATCATTAATCAATATCCACCTCC
The DNA window shown above is from Arachis ipaensis cultivar K30076 chromosome B08, Araip1.1, whole genome shotgun sequence and carries:
- the LOC107613559 gene encoding protein FAR1-RELATED SEQUENCE 3 isoform X1, which translates into the protein MDHQSGQGFDSDDSDLDIQVEISRRLGKVEDGFPKDMELCAGEEEKFIEQSVADISADGEALEPFIGMEFNSREEARELYIAYGRRIGFTVRIHHNRRSRVNNQVIGQDFVCSKEGFRAKKYVHRKDRVLPPPPATREGCQAMIRLALRDGGKWVVTKFVKEHTHKLMSPSKVPWRGSGKHLVSEDEKDKRIRELSLELYNERQKYKRRCAAYEEQLNNILNYLEKHTEHMSEKVADIVRSIREIEEEKADSDI
- the LOC107613559 gene encoding protein FAR1-RELATED SEQUENCE 12 isoform X2, giving the protein MDHQSGQGFDSDDSDLDIQVEISRRLGKVEDGFPKDMELCAGEEEKFIEQSVADISADGEALEPFIGMEFNSREEARELYIAYGRRIGFTVRIHHNRRSRVNNQVIGQDFVCSKEGFRAKKYVHRKDRVLPPPPATREGCQAMIRLALRDGGKWVVTKFVKEHTHKLMSPSKVPWRGSGKHLDEKDKRIRELSLELYNERQKYKRRCAAYEEQLNNILNYLEKHTEHMSEKVADIVRSIREIEEEKADSDI
- the LOC107613561 gene encoding uncharacterized protein LOC107613561 — encoded protein: MASTYGNNHRHLLQLVLSCRNITAQVKNTSTSSIIAMASSSEQEFVARYRANLNRYPRSHRFWDGKVASRVGEKLGLRLREIGVTGVQIDPCEEYSRPVHYRIMVSPLFDSIKRAGVEVSGVDQFSQVPPPPPSSCVDR